Proteins encoded by one window of Amaranthus tricolor cultivar Red isolate AtriRed21 chromosome 4, ASM2621246v1, whole genome shotgun sequence:
- the LOC130810793 gene encoding uncharacterized protein LOC130810793, which translates to MERTNERLITFMENQAQEANDDGKYFKNMAYHRPPQYDGEADPVRFENWLAEMEKLLEVINCPAHLKVKLAFFYLFGPAELWWCSVKATMTDTFWDDFLITLRQQFYPPSLQRKKENEFLHLRQGLMTVIEYSCNFSELSRFASDIVSKESVRASRFFEGLNLKIQKGIEKYYDFRDLYDRALEYERMLDKEDNTNKRKFGGGNNNRNKRPTNWDRKEGIQLGASSIGNYGALSSSGNVQSIAARRTTGLHAISNHVDNLHQAFEGKVISGHFVVGDSLAHILFDSGADRSFISTSFLQKSSISLEPQKYNLQILLPDGSPFLCFRIVLNFPLEISDNHLPSDLIVFELGTYDIILGMDWREVNFHIDLIPDATPISKTPKRFAPAELADLKKQLDELLEKGLRKDISDFVSKCLVCLRVKFERQKSSGLLQLLPVPDWKWDSISMDFVVGLPRT; encoded by the exons atggaaaggacaaatgagCGACTGATCACCTTCATGGAGAATCAAGCTCAAGAGGCCAATGACGACGggaaatactttaagaatatggCATATCATCGTCCGCCGCAATACGACGGAGAAGCTGATCCAGTTCGCTTCGAGAATTGGCTCGCAGAGATGGAGAAACTTTTAGAGGTCATTAACTGTCCAGCGCACCTAAAAGTAAAGCTGGCTTTCTTCTACCTATTTGGTCCAGCAGAGTTATGGTGGTGTTCTGTCAAGGCCACTATGACTGATACCTTTTGGGATGATTTCCTTATAACTCTTCGTCAACAATTCTATCCACCATCACTCCAacggaaaaaggagaatgagttcTTACATCTTCGTCAAGGTCTTATGACCGTGATTGAGTACAGTTGTAATTTCAGTGAGCTGTCTCGATTTGCTTCTGACATCGTAAGCAAAGAAAGTGTTCGTGCATCTCGCTTCTTTGagggtcttaatcttaagatccaaaagggGATCGAAAAGTATTATGACTTCCGAGATCTCTACGACCGAGCGCTTGAGTATGAGAGGATGCTTGACAAGGaggacaacaccaacaaaagaaaatttggtgGAGGCAACAACAACAGGAACAAGAGGCCGACCAATTGGGATCGCAA AGAAGGGATCCAGTTGGGAGCTAGTAGTATTGGTAATTATGGAGCTCTTAGTTCTTCGGGAAATGTTCAGAGTATTGCAGCTAGGAGGACTACGGGTTTGCACGCTATTAGCAACCATGTAGACAATCTTCATCAGGCGTTTGAGGGTAAGGTCATTTCTGGTCACTTTGTCGTTGGAGATTCTTtggctcatattctttttgattcaggagctgaccgatcttttatctctaCTTCTTTCCTTCAGAAATCCTCTATCTCTCTTGAACCTCAAAAATATAATCTCCAAATTCTATTACCTGACGGTTCACCATTTCTATGTTTCCGTATCGTTCTTAATTTCCCTCTTGAGATTTCGGACAACCATCTACCTTCCgatttaatagtgtttgagttgggtacatatgatattattttgggaaTGGACTG GAGAGAGGTTAATTTTCATATTGATCTAATTCCTGATGCTACCCCTATCTCAAAGACTCCGAAGCGTTTCGCTCCAGCTGAGTTAGCCGATTTGAAAAAGCAATTGGATGAGTTATTGGAGAAAG gtctaAGGAAAGACATCTCTGATTTTGTGTCTAAGTGCCTAGTCTGCCTGAGGGTAAAGTTTGAGAGACAAAAGAGTTCAGGGTTGCTTCAACTGTTGCCTGTCCCAGATTGGAAGTGGGACTCgatttctatggactttgtggTAGGGCTACCAAGGACCTAG
- the LOC130810794 gene encoding protein FAR1-RELATED SEQUENCE 5-like, translating into MEDSPKTSNNEKEFSEGTQTPRTITQVTPNGSTLWIPHCEFDKKPFVGMAFENLEKALDFHGKYAEICGFDIRSSTTYKKKGIVFLKYFVCSREGIIKPKTKKSADVVAHYKRSTKRIGCKARLILKYDIAKRTYHVLKFEEAHNHCLVSPTSRQFLLGNRKMTLLHKNLYENVGGYENVGVTMQDFKNFHRDLKIYIKGDDGKMLIENFIRKRDIYTGFYFDYALDEEDHISRLFWADAISRKNYCLFGEMVTFDCTYNTNKYSMVLAPFTGVDHHESCITFGIGLLAKEDSESFEWLFRTFLHCMGDCMPKYLITDQDPALQ; encoded by the exons ATGGAAGATTCACCAAAAACTtccaacaatgaaaaagaattttCAGAAG GGACTCAAACTCCAAGAACTATTACACAAGTTACCCCAAATGGTTCAACACTGTGGATTCCTCATTGTGAGTTTGATAAAAAGCCATTTGTTGGTATGGCTTTTGAAAACTTAGAGAAAGCCTTAGATTTTCATGGTAAATATGCTGAAATTTGCGGTTTTGATATACGTTCATCTACTACCTACAAAAAAAAgggtattgtttttttaaaatattttgtttgtagTAGGGAGGGTATCATAAAACCTAAAACTAAGAAAAGTGCAGATGTTGTTGCACATTATAAGAGATCAACCAAAAGAATTGGTTGTAAAGCTagattgattttgaaatatgaCATAGCGAAGAGAACATACCATGTTTTAAAATTCGAAGAGGCGCACAATCATTGTCTAGTTAGCCCTACATCGCGTCAATTTTTATTGGGTAATAGGAAAATGACTTTGttgcacaaaaatttatat GAAAATGTCGGGGGTTATGAGAATGTGGGAGTGACAATgcaagattttaagaatttccatagggatttgaaaatatatattaaaggaGATGATGGGAAGATGTTGATCGAGAATTTTATCAGAAAAAGAGATATTTACACggggttttattttgattatgctttagATGAGGAGGACCACATTTCACGTTTattttgggccgatgcgataagtagaaagaattattgtttatttggagAAATGGTTACTTTTGATTGTACTTATAACACCAATAAGTATAGCATGGTTTTAGCCCCTTTTACTGGTGTAGATCATCATGAGTCTTGTATTACATTTGGTATAGGTTTATTAGCTAAGGAAGATAGTGAATCTTTTGAGTGGTTATTTAGAACTTTTTTACATTGTATGGGGGATTGTATGCCAAAATATTTGATAACTGATCAAGACCCGGCCCTGCAATGA
- the LOC130810795 gene encoding protein FAR1-RELATED SEQUENCE 5-like, which produces MSKVTDKVGPELNKNEDFLNELNGCVWNIDQEENEFEEKWEGIMTKYNLQTDKWFTSIFSIRDQWIPAYFRDIPLGGILRTISRSKSVNSFFNHFSNPHMTLVEFYMSYESAMDAQRYKQDKLNAESLHTNPQYKTALPIEKHAGEVYTRRFFFLFQNEVYKSCFKTYIQNIEKIESVESITVLDSTVSKMYKVKFILGSSIDELKVDCDCKLFKRIGILCSHAICVMSARQITQIPKQYVLDRWTKLALKKPIFDLHGNLIEESKKCNNVGKLLGEVWCEIFNCVGLAQRSESDLQSLLQNLKDISRKLEESDDVRVDITKEQQIEFLVGTSSSSTMEIQNPIQSKNKGKRKKTKNNWGKGTNY; this is translated from the coding sequence ATGAGTAAAGTGACTGATAAAGTTGGACCGGAATTGAACAAAAATGAAGATTTTTTGAATGAATTAAATGGGTGTGTGtggaatattgatcaagaagaaAATGAATTTGAGGAAAAATGGGAGGGAATTATGACCAAATACAATCTTCAAACAGATAAATGGTTTACTAGTATATTTAGTATACGAGATCAATGGATACCCGCATATTTTAGGGATATCCCATTGGGGGGGATTTTGAGAACTATATCCCGATCGAAAAGTGTTAATAGTTTCTTCAACCATTTTTCAAACCCTCACAtgacacttgttgaattttatatgaGTTATGAAAGTGCAATGGATGCACAGAGGTACAAACAAGATAAGCTCAATGCTGAATCACTTCACACAAACCCACAATATAAAACAGCATTGCCGATTGAAAAACATGCCGGTGAAGTCTATACtagaagatttttttttctttttcaaaatgaagtTTATAAGTCTTGTTTCAAAACTTATATTCAAAATATTGAAAAGATTGAAAGTGTGGAAAGTATAACTGTTTTGGACTCAACGGTAAGTAAGATGTACAAGGTGAAATTTATACTGGGAAGTTCGATTGACGAGTTGAAGGTAGATTGTGATTGCAAGTTATTTAAACGGATAGGAATATTATGTTCCCATGCGATTTGTGTTATGAGTGCAAGACAAATAACACaaataccaaagcaatatgttttaGATCGTTGGACGAAGCTAGCATTAAAAAAGCCTATTTTTGATTTGCATGGGAATTTGATTGAAGAGAGCAAAAAGTGTAACAACGTGGGGAAGTTGTTGGGGGAAGTTTGGTGTGAAATATTCAATTGTGTAGGTTTAGCTCAACGGAGTGAGAGTGATTTACAATCACTTTTACAAAACCTAAAAGATATTAGTAGAAAATTGGAGGAAAGTGATGATGTGAGGGTGGACATTACTAAAGAGCAACAAATCGAATTTTTAGTAGGCACAAGTTCATCTTCGACAATGGAAATACAAAACCCAATCCAATCaaagaacaaaggaaaaaggaaaaagacaAAGAATAATTGGGGAAAAGGAACAAACTATTGA